A genome region from Methanobrevibacter sp. includes the following:
- a CDS encoding PaaI family thioesterase, producing the protein MSNFDSLESAREFFYKDKFAVNTGIILDEITEDEAICSLELTDEHRNAYGGVMGGVIFTLGDFAFAVLSNQIHQLTVAQQVDIHYLSAPKGDKLTAKATCRKSGRTSSIINVDISDDTGRDVAQFIGTGFKL; encoded by the coding sequence ATGAGTAATTTTGATTCACTGGAAAGTGCAAGAGAATTTTTTTACAAGGACAAGTTTGCGGTAAATACAGGAATAATTCTGGATGAGATTACAGAAGATGAAGCAATCTGTTCCCTTGAGTTGACAGATGAGCACAGAAACGCTTATGGCGGCGTAATGGGTGGAGTAATATTTACTTTGGGCGATTTTGCTTTTGCGGTATTGTCCAACCAGATTCATCAGCTGACTGTTGCCCAACAGGTTGATATTCATTATCTTTCAGCTCCAAAAGGTGACAAGTTAACTGCGAAAGCAACATGTAGAAAAAGCGGAAGAACTTCATCAATCATTAATGTTGATATTTCAGATGATACTGGCCGTGACGTTGCTCAATTTATAGGAACTGGATTTAAATTATGA
- a CDS encoding cupin domain-containing protein, with translation MSDFDSENIFGKGEFNEMFDEYFSGKSYLNPLVDPQDNLMFIANVTFEPGCRNNWHIHHAESGGGQVLVCVAGEGWYQEEGCEAVSLKPGSVIEIKPGVKHWHGAKADSWFSHIALEIPGENPSSEWLEPVSDEHYSKL, from the coding sequence ATGTCTGACTTTGACAGCGAAAATATATTTGGAAAAGGCGAATTCAATGAAATGTTCGACGAATACTTCTCAGGCAAATCCTACCTGAATCCTCTTGTGGATCCCCAAGACAACCTCATGTTTATCGCAAATGTGACATTCGAACCTGGATGTCGAAACAACTGGCACATCCATCACGCAGAATCCGGCGGAGGACAGGTTCTTGTATGTGTTGCAGGTGAAGGATGGTATCAGGAAGAGGGATGTGAAGCTGTAAGCCTAAAACCTGGAAGCGTCATTGAAATAAAACCTGGTGTTAAACACTGGCACGGCGCAAAAGCAGATTCCTGGTTCAGCCACATTGCACTTGAAATTCCTGGTGAAAACCCGTCAAGCGAATGGCTCGAACCTGTCAGTGACGAACACTACAGCAAATTATAA
- a CDS encoding aspartate kinase, protein MVLLVAKFDGNALADGAKIKMAAQSVIKEHEKGNQIVVIASATSNTTDELINLSNEAVGHFLTDAQKAEIMAMGERTSARLLKAAIEVYGVKAEVIDPYNDLWPVITNTNFLEAKIDLVQSQAKINTLKILLNQGIIPVVCGFLGKGPHGEVTTIGRGGSDITAFLIANTLNVDETIIVSDVDGVMSSDPNQIEKAKLVEEISVEELRNLSTQGVRLIHPHALKFKTKDMKAKIINCSHVDLTASGTEIIGPFDDSTLKTVSMYKDPLSIIAIVGDSLLSKTGILSDLTNYMAENDLNIYKVSVGDNSITIFIEKEEAQKAYKALHDFVLESDVFDSLSLGKDTAMITIVSLDVIEKPGIIASITEQLRKNNIPIIEINSSQTAIVVIVDWSDGERAKKLIDEILE, encoded by the coding sequence ATGGTTTTATTAGTAGCGAAGTTTGACGGAAATGCACTGGCAGATGGGGCCAAAATAAAAATGGCAGCCCAATCTGTTATAAAAGAACATGAGAAAGGAAATCAGATAGTTGTTATTGCTTCAGCTACAAGCAATACCACAGATGAGTTAATTAACCTTTCAAATGAAGCTGTCGGACACTTTCTGACAGATGCCCAGAAGGCGGAGATTATGGCCATGGGTGAGAGGACCAGTGCAAGACTACTGAAAGCAGCCATTGAAGTTTACGGCGTTAAAGCCGAAGTCATCGACCCATACAATGACCTGTGGCCGGTGATCACCAACACTAATTTTTTAGAGGCTAAAATTGACCTTGTTCAAAGCCAGGCAAAAATCAACACACTTAAAATATTGCTTAATCAGGGAATAATACCTGTTGTCTGCGGATTTTTAGGAAAGGGACCTCACGGAGAGGTTACAACCATCGGACGTGGAGGAAGTGACATTACCGCATTTCTCATTGCTAACACCCTGAATGTTGATGAAACCATTATTGTAAGTGACGTTGACGGAGTCATGTCAAGTGACCCTAACCAGATTGAAAAGGCAAAGCTCGTTGAGGAGATTTCCGTTGAGGAGCTGAGAAACCTTTCTACACAGGGAGTCAGGCTGATTCACCCTCATGCTCTGAAATTCAAAACCAAGGATATGAAGGCTAAAATCATCAACTGTTCACATGTTGATTTGACCGCAAGCGGAACAGAAATCATAGGCCCTTTTGACGATTCAACATTGAAGACAGTTTCAATGTACAAGGATCCCCTTTCAATTATTGCCATTGTGGGAGATTCACTGCTTTCCAAAACAGGAATCCTATCCGATCTGACAAATTATATGGCAGAAAATGACCTGAACATCTACAAGGTTTCAGTAGGTGACAATTCAATCACAATATTTATTGAAAAAGAGGAAGCTCAAAAGGCTTATAAGGCACTGCACGATTTTGTTCTTGAAAGTGATGTTTTCGATTCCCTTTCACTGGGAAAAGACACCGCCATGATTACAATCGTCAGTCTTGACGTTATTGAAAAGCCTGGAATCATAGCTTCAATAACCGAACAGCTCAGGAAAAATAATATTCCAATTATTGAAATCAATTCATCACAGACCGCCATTGTTGTGATTGTTGACTGGAGCGACGGTGAAAGGGCCAAAAAGCTTATTGATGAAATTCTCGAATAA
- a CDS encoding RNA-guided endonuclease TnpB family protein has product MFSEYNTVNKGIVVKLYPDESMRDKINQNIGNARFTWNKLLQEYQETFELFKKQGYTKLQCNIKTFNTMLNMLKTQYSFLYESESSSLQQVFRDLLQAFKRFFNNTSSYPRFKSKKNPKHSFRIQNNNNIKIQDNIIVLPKLGQVHYRTSNHYKKLLKESKINNVTIKKEHGHFYAVFNIETNVETMDYTYNIVGIDLGMRTLATLSNGLKIANLDTRHEEKMIKKYQKILSRKKYNSNRYNKTLKTLGKWIKRKNNRIKDAYHKLSHYLVKKYDLICMETLDIREMFEQTDYSKKLQNISWYKLLEMIKYKCQWYNKIFIQISQWHPSSKNCNVCGYYNKDLGDEKKWTCPHCKTQHDRDINAAKNIKQEGFRLLKEKK; this is encoded by the coding sequence GTGTTTTCTGAATATAATACTGTTAATAAAGGTATTGTGGTTAAATTGTATCCTGATGAAAGTATGAGGGATAAAATTAATCAGAATATTGGTAATGCCAGGTTTACTTGGAATAAATTATTACAGGAATATCAGGAAACATTTGAATTGTTTAAAAAACAAGGATACACAAAGTTACAATGCAACATAAAAACATTCAATACAATGTTGAATATGCTGAAAACACAATATTCATTCTTGTATGAAAGTGAGTCAAGCAGTTTGCAGCAGGTTTTCCGTGACCTATTACAGGCATTTAAAAGATTCTTCAACAATACATCCAGTTATCCTAGATTCAAATCCAAAAAGAATCCAAAACATAGCTTCAGAATACAAAACAACAATAATATCAAAATACAGGACAATATAATTGTTTTACCAAAATTGGGACAAGTACATTACAGAACCAGCAACCATTATAAAAAACTACTAAAAGAATCTAAAATCAACAATGTAACAATTAAAAAGGAGCACGGTCACTTTTATGCAGTTTTCAACATCGAAACAAATGTAGAGACAATGGATTATACTTATAATATTGTGGGAATTGATCTTGGTATGAGAACATTAGCAACCCTCAGCAACGGACTAAAGATAGCCAATTTAGACACACGCCATGAGGAGAAAATGATTAAAAAATACCAAAAAATCCTATCACGAAAAAAATACAACAGCAACCGCTACAACAAAACACTAAAAACACTAGGAAAATGGATAAAAAGAAAAAACAACCGCATAAAAGACGCATACCACAAATTAAGCCACTACCTAGTCAAAAAATACGACCTAATCTGTATGGAAACACTAGACATACGCGAAATGTTCGAACAAACCGATTATAGCAAAAAACTACAAAATATCAGCTGGTACAAACTATTGGAAATGATCAAATACAAATGCCAATGGTACAATAAAATATTCATCCAAATAAGCCAATGGCACCCATCCAGCAAAAACTGTAACGTATGCGGATACTACAACAAAGATCTAGGCGACGAAAAAAAATGGACATGCCCACACTGCAAAACACAACACGACAGAGACATAAACGCAGCAAAAAACATCAAACAAGAAGGATTCAGACTTCTTAAAGAAAAAAAATAA
- a CDS encoding Ig-like domain repeat protein, translating into MKYRKILAATLMLLAILTISAVSAADDLNFNETQDSIALPLEDDNIFADDIISDGEDDDNYEDDSYLDYSIQVPEEYNIKEHKYDEFISWDFWEHGNGGILDVYVDSEKAYSANIDKKPYASLTADDLGLDLTYKTYTVKVSYHDDDKFEGFNETYDVVVNWGFKALPADEIEESLTYGENLPIYIRLHAAEGDVSYTINGKKYTITKDEIEKNNDELGYSLLIPYTALKIGENELIFTYTGSDYPTDSKEIDIDMYPKIMLNGTSIDFDGKTNAYLTLPSDAKGSLNVYEVTINNEDNTIESYELIGSSPVKDGFASVDISGLDLGNHAIYANYTGSDYTVTMGEFEDEYNYSPYINVHPNVDLASYIYSKDKNYLTITLPSAYEGTLTLNIGGEEKSVSVKNGKGSIEIFNLESAESDWGVFKNLGIDLSFESDDYTYYDWITTKVSDIRPELKMNVTVSDILKGEEYFYYEIYGLPDEISGNLKIFIDGKLFETQLADMHESLNGSSLDFGQHTLKIDYTGNDYFKPTSATTTFDVVDVIIHIDEITDIGTYENYTSSNEFGRIETIYENGYYTLIVDGEIVDMGIVDENINIFAENMTYGPHEVEIIYKNSNVEKSEKSPVKAQYGHYYYQEANYMYASDSITFTFEVPLEVTGNLIVTVDKDYKVPLTNGKAELTVSNLSLGEYEVQVKYDGDKYPELSENMGTFFVNPDENNREVISTNIREYMAYGEEITFTVNAPQDLNAKLYIYDENGNERVELKTVNIINGKASAVINNLGFGEHSINAEISDIENEEYDYFNGIYERVEIMPLLNGTLKMLYEFVNIGNSVSFTVELPDDAKGKLYIYHTIYNETSDEDYEITDGEYQLSNGKATVTLEKFQLAHTFYYIKYDDGKYNVKLNALSLYASPIFTFPQTMTVGSDEYFTITLPSDANGNLNVFNMNTSVKNGVGKISLSGLPIGNYYCAAEYTGDELYGSYSAASYDEIYIITVTKPESDILISKSDDNMIVELNEDATGDVIVKANDKFYQATLKNGKATITGADLNSDDNVTFSYTGNDKYTSISKRSVKLGEKTVQKVAANLTVNARDINEGETATVTFTINKDATGNIAVEIGNANYTAEIRDGAASVTVHNLKAGEHTITAKYEGNDKVSAGTQSVAFKVREAEKDVSEDIIPVKNATSSKTPTYSINLPEDATGTLTVTIANNTYTAEVINGKASVTADNLPAGNYDVTISYSGDDKYSPMVKTTNTTVIVDAKIIAKASTVQYSAGKYYSVTVYGTDGKLANGVAVVFKVNGKTVKTTTTNEKGIASFKVTQIPKTYNVMATALGVSATKKLTVKHVVTLKSATVKKSGKKLVLTATLAKVNGKYLKSKKITFKFNGKKYTAKTSKKGVAKVTIKSSVLKKLKVGKKVTYQATYLKDTVKKTVKVKK; encoded by the coding sequence ATGAAGTATAGAAAAATACTGGCGGCAACGCTGATGTTGCTTGCAATACTGACAATAAGTGCAGTTAGTGCGGCGGATGACCTGAACTTTAATGAAACACAGGACTCCATTGCACTACCTCTCGAAGATGACAATATCTTTGCAGACGATATCATATCAGACGGCGAAGATGACGATAACTATGAAGACGACAGCTATCTGGACTATAGCATCCAGGTTCCGGAGGAATACAACATCAAGGAACATAAATATGACGAATTCATATCCTGGGACTTCTGGGAACATGGAAACGGCGGAATTCTTGATGTTTACGTGGACAGTGAAAAAGCATATTCCGCCAATATAGACAAAAAACCGTATGCCAGCCTGACTGCAGATGACCTGGGACTTGATTTGACCTACAAAACATACACAGTTAAAGTTTCATACCATGACGACGATAAATTCGAAGGATTTAATGAAACTTACGACGTTGTTGTGAACTGGGGCTTTAAAGCATTACCCGCTGATGAAATTGAAGAATCACTAACATACGGAGAGAATCTGCCAATTTACATAAGATTACATGCGGCTGAAGGAGACGTTTCCTACACAATCAACGGAAAAAAATACACAATAACCAAAGATGAAATAGAAAAAAACAATGATGAGTTAGGCTATTCCCTCCTAATACCATACACCGCATTGAAAATAGGTGAAAACGAATTGATATTCACCTACACAGGAAGCGACTATCCCACCGATTCAAAAGAAATTGACATTGACATGTACCCTAAGATAATGCTCAATGGCACATCAATTGATTTCGATGGAAAAACCAACGCATATCTGACTCTGCCAAGTGATGCCAAAGGCAGCCTCAACGTTTATGAAGTAACTATAAATAACGAGGACAACACAATCGAATCATATGAACTGATTGGAAGCTCTCCTGTAAAGGACGGCTTTGCAAGCGTTGATATTTCCGGTCTGGATTTGGGAAACCATGCAATTTATGCAAACTACACCGGAAGCGACTACACAGTCACCATGGGAGAATTTGAGGATGAATATAACTACAGCCCATACATTAATGTACATCCAAATGTAGACCTTGCATCCTACATATATTCAAAGGACAAAAACTACCTTACAATCACACTGCCAAGCGCATATGAAGGAACATTGACATTAAACATTGGCGGAGAAGAGAAAAGCGTAAGTGTAAAAAACGGAAAAGGAAGCATTGAAATTTTCAATCTTGAAAGTGCAGAATCAGATTGGGGAGTCTTTAAAAATCTGGGCATTGACTTAAGCTTTGAAAGCGATGACTACACCTATTATGACTGGATTACTACAAAAGTTTCAGACATCAGACCGGAACTCAAAATGAACGTAACAGTATCAGACATCCTTAAAGGAGAGGAATATTTCTATTATGAAATATATGGCCTTCCGGATGAAATTTCAGGCAATTTAAAAATATTCATTGACGGAAAACTTTTCGAAACCCAACTCGCAGATATGCATGAATCATTGAACGGATCTTCACTTGATTTCGGCCAGCACACACTTAAAATAGATTATACTGGTAATGACTATTTCAAGCCAACATCTGCAACCACCACATTCGACGTTGTTGATGTAATTATCCACATAGATGAAATAACAGATATTGGAACTTATGAAAATTACACCAGTTCCAATGAATTTGGACGAATAGAGACAATCTATGAAAACGGATATTATACTTTAATCGTTGATGGCGAAATTGTTGACATGGGCATTGTAGATGAAAACATCAACATATTTGCAGAAAATATGACTTACGGACCTCATGAAGTGGAAATAATATATAAGAATTCAAATGTTGAAAAGTCCGAAAAATCCCCTGTCAAAGCACAATATGGCCATTACTATTATCAGGAAGCGAACTACATGTATGCCAGCGACAGCATAACATTTACATTTGAAGTGCCTCTTGAAGTAACCGGAAACCTGATTGTTACTGTCGATAAGGACTACAAAGTTCCGCTCACCAACGGAAAAGCCGAATTGACAGTTTCCAACTTAAGTCTCGGAGAATATGAAGTTCAGGTAAAATATGACGGCGACAAATATCCTGAACTGAGCGAGAATATGGGAACCTTTTTTGTAAATCCTGACGAAAATAACAGAGAGGTCATTTCAACCAACATTAGGGAATATATGGCATATGGCGAGGAAATCACATTCACCGTGAACGCTCCTCAGGACCTCAACGCAAAACTCTACATTTATGATGAAAACGGCAATGAGAGAGTTGAACTTAAAACAGTGAACATCATCAACGGAAAGGCTTCAGCCGTAATTAATAACCTCGGATTTGGAGAGCACAGCATAAATGCCGAAATCAGCGATATCGAAAATGAGGAATACGACTATTTCAATGGAATTTATGAACGGGTCGAAATAATGCCTTTGCTCAACGGAACACTTAAAATGCTATACGAATTTGTAAACATTGGAAATTCAGTATCATTTACAGTTGAACTTCCGGACGATGCAAAGGGCAAACTATACATTTACCACACAATATATAACGAAACAAGCGATGAAGACTATGAAATCACTGACGGAGAATATCAGCTGAGCAACGGAAAAGCAACAGTCACACTGGAAAAATTCCAATTAGCCCACACATTCTATTACATCAAATATGATGACGGCAAATACAATGTGAAATTGAATGCATTAAGTTTATATGCAAGTCCGATATTCACATTTCCACAAACAATGACTGTTGGAAGTGATGAATACTTCACCATAACCCTTCCAAGTGATGCCAACGGTAATTTAAATGTATTTAACATGAATACAAGCGTTAAAAATGGAGTGGGTAAAATATCCCTATCCGGCCTTCCTATCGGAAATTACTATTGCGCTGCAGAATACACAGGCGATGAACTCTACGGATCATACTCCGCAGCATCATATGATGAAATATACATAATAACCGTTACAAAACCTGAAAGCGACATTCTAATTTCCAAATCCGATGACAACATGATTGTGGAGCTGAATGAAGATGCAACAGGAGATGTTATCGTAAAAGCTAACGATAAATTCTATCAGGCAACACTGAAAAACGGAAAAGCAACAATCACAGGAGCTGATTTGAACTCAGATGACAACGTGACATTTTCATACACAGGAAACGACAAATACACATCAATCAGCAAAAGATCTGTTAAACTCGGTGAAAAGACCGTACAAAAAGTCGCAGCAAACCTTACTGTCAATGCCAGAGACATCAATGAAGGAGAAACCGCAACAGTAACATTCACAATAAACAAGGATGCCACCGGAAACATTGCCGTTGAAATAGGAAATGCCAACTACACTGCTGAAATCAGGGACGGTGCCGCAAGCGTAACTGTTCATAACCTGAAAGCAGGTGAGCACACAATAACTGCAAAATATGAAGGAAACGACAAGGTTTCAGCAGGCACACAGAGTGTGGCGTTCAAAGTGAGGGAAGCCGAAAAGGACGTAAGTGAAGACATCATTCCTGTAAAGAATGCTACAAGTTCCAAAACACCGACTTACTCAATCAACCTGCCTGAAGATGCAACAGGTACACTGACAGTGACAATCGCAAACAATACATACACTGCAGAAGTCATTAACGGAAAAGCATCAGTTACTGCAGATAATCTGCCTGCAGGAAACTATGACGTTACCATTTCATATTCAGGAGATGACAAATACTCCCCAATGGTTAAAACAACAAACACAACAGTTATTGTTGATGCCAAAATAATTGCCAAAGCCTCAACAGTTCAGTATTCCGCAGGAAAATACTATTCAGTGACAGTATACGGAACCGACGGCAAACTTGCAAACGGAGTTGCAGTTGTATTTAAGGTAAACGGAAAAACAGTAAAAACAACAACAACCAATGAAAAAGGTATTGCCAGTTTTAAGGTAACACAAATTCCAAAAACATACAATGTCATGGCAACCGCCCTTGGAGTTTCAGCAACCAAAAAGCTCACCGTAAAACACGTGGTAACACTTAAAAGTGCAACCGTTAAAAAATCAGGCAAAAAACTGGTTTTAACTGCAACACTTGCCAAAGTCAACGGAAAATATCTTAAATCCAAAAAGATAACTTTCAAGTTCAACGGCAAGAAATATACTGCAAAAACCAGCAAAAAAGGTGTTGCAAAGGTTACAATAAAATCAAGTGTCCTTAAAAAGCTCAAAGTAGGTAAAAAAGTTACCTACCAGGCAACATACCTTAAAGACACTGTCAAAAAAACAGTTAAAGTAAAAAAATAA
- a CDS encoding Ig-like domain-containing protein has product MNKIIVICLFIIAVLSISAVSANENITETAQISDDAQDIITESSPSKEDLNVSIEFRDYVLNPDYSERMNIATFSNVPEDYDGKVNVKIDDENYLMSHDPHNDVDFTKIEFSNGKHSIKAYFPETDKYNPLNLTHDFEVASQYIRITKEANPDEGYVYCELQRYASGYLIVKVDGKEFKRVEITTDDNAYARVNLKGLAIGTHTVEATYTGDAKNNKMTKKETVTIKKIMKEIRINHNYRVDFYENQQMRIAYGNEKILEISLSDDSTNRPIVKSGAKTYSLVNDYGQHYTTDISDLMIGSNIFEITYPGDDKYLPKTVSYTIEVKGHIFTNIGVYNSTYAYLKLPKNAEGNLSVYVNDSLYKSQSMADGFANITFEDLKDGNTYKIDIIYTGNDYNVSAYSTTQSIIPKLIYDECVRYGSDAKFSFEMNPDRDGFITVKIERYKKDNETYTLPLVNGKANATISDLQLPVPIKNTEFYENNRVTLTYSSEEYNYTTTFLVVAEPIPAKIVNAKDITMYYGESKVYSVKVYDYDGKIAAKKSVYFEIGYNFYWAKTDEKGVAKVTFKETPGKYTLKITYSRKDLYDYENFYKYAVVTKKLIVKQPLSLKTVAVKKSAKKLTLQATLKYGKKAIKNKKITFKFNGKTYKAKTDKKGIAKVTIKSSVLKKLKVGKKITYQATYLKDTVQKTVKVQR; this is encoded by the coding sequence ATGAATAAAATTATTGTCATTTGTCTTTTTATCATTGCAGTTCTATCTATAAGTGCCGTTTCGGCTAATGAAAATATAACCGAAACCGCACAGATCAGCGATGATGCTCAAGACATCATAACCGAAAGCAGTCCTTCAAAAGAGGACCTGAACGTAAGCATAGAATTTAGGGACTATGTACTGAATCCGGATTACAGCGAAAGAATGAATATCGCCACATTTTCAAACGTGCCGGAAGACTATGACGGCAAAGTAAACGTGAAAATCGATGATGAAAACTATCTTATGAGTCATGACCCCCACAATGATGTGGATTTTACCAAAATTGAATTTTCCAACGGAAAACACAGCATCAAAGCATATTTCCCTGAAACTGACAAGTACAACCCTTTAAACCTGACCCATGACTTTGAAGTGGCTTCACAGTACATCAGGATTACCAAAGAAGCAAATCCTGATGAAGGATATGTTTACTGTGAACTGCAGAGATATGCATCAGGATATCTTATTGTCAAGGTTGACGGCAAGGAATTTAAAAGAGTTGAAATCACCACCGATGACAACGCCTATGCAAGAGTCAATCTGAAAGGCCTTGCAATCGGAACCCATACTGTTGAGGCAACATATACAGGAGATGCCAAAAACAATAAGATGACCAAAAAGGAAACAGTCACAATCAAAAAGATAATGAAAGAAATCAGAATCAATCATAATTACAGGGTGGATTTCTACGAAAATCAGCAAATGAGGATTGCATATGGAAATGAAAAGATTCTTGAAATAAGCCTCTCCGATGACAGTACAAACAGGCCGATTGTCAAATCCGGCGCAAAGACATACTCATTAGTCAATGATTATGGACAGCACTACACAACAGACATATCCGATTTGATGATTGGAAGCAACATATTTGAAATCACCTATCCTGGAGATGACAAATACCTTCCAAAAACAGTCAGCTATACCATTGAAGTTAAAGGACACATCTTCACCAATATTGGAGTCTACAACAGCACATATGCATATCTGAAACTGCCGAAAAATGCAGAGGGAAATCTGAGCGTTTATGTTAATGATTCATTATATAAAAGCCAGAGCATGGCTGATGGCTTTGCAAACATTACCTTTGAAGATTTAAAAGACGGAAATACCTATAAAATCGATATCATATATACCGGCAATGATTACAATGTATCTGCATACAGCACAACCCAAAGCATTATCCCTAAACTTATCTACGACGAGTGCGTAAGATACGGAAGCGATGCGAAATTTTCATTTGAAATGAATCCCGACCGTGACGGTTTCATTACAGTTAAAATCGAGAGATACAAAAAAGACAATGAAACATACACCCTGCCGCTTGTCAACGGAAAAGCGAATGCAACCATAAGCGACCTGCAGCTTCCAGTTCCTATTAAAAATACTGAATTCTACGAGAATAATCGCGTAACCCTAACCTATTCCAGCGAAGAGTATAACTATACAACCACATTTCTGGTAGTAGCCGAACCGATTCCTGCAAAGATTGTCAATGCAAAAGACATTACAATGTATTATGGCGAATCCAAGGTATATTCCGTGAAGGTATATGACTATGACGGGAAAATTGCTGCGAAAAAAAGCGTGTATTTTGAGATAGGTTACAATTTCTATTGGGCAAAAACCGATGAAAAGGGAGTGGCTAAAGTTACATTTAAGGAAACCCCTGGAAAATACACTTTAAAAATCACTTACTCAAGAAAAGACCTGTATGACTATGAAAATTTTTACAAATACGCAGTGGTTACAAAAAAACTCATCGTCAAGCAGCCTTTAAGCCTGAAAACAGTTGCCGTTAAAAAATCAGCCAAAAAGCTTACTCTGCAGGCAACTCTTAAATACGGTAAAAAAGCAATCAAAAACAAAAAAATCACCTTCAAGTTCAATGGCAAAACATATAAAGCCAAAACAGACAAGAAGGGAATAGCTAAGGTAACCATAAAATCAAGCGTCTTGAAAAAGCTCAAAGTCGGCAAAAAAATAACCTATCAGGCAACATATCTCAAAGACACTGTCCAAAAAACAGTAAAAGTTCAAAGATAA